Within Paralichthys olivaceus isolate ysfri-2021 chromosome 14, ASM2471397v2, whole genome shotgun sequence, the genomic segment AAAGATCTCTAACTAGAATTTTCTCTTGAGAATTGAAGTTCTGCTGTAAATTTTACTgttcaacaaaaatataaaacatagaaTATCAACTTTTGTAGTATGTCAGGTTAATAAAttgcaaattaaaatattttttagcaGTAAAGAGGGACATTTTGGTAATAAAGAAGGCACTTATAATagttataaataataaaaacgaATAGTTTACACTACGCAAGTACAGTTATTGCAAACAGTAGATACACTATAAAGTTGCACTGCAAAAAGACATCTCACTTATTGATGAcaataaagaacaaaataaatgttttttcatataaaatagtttttatttttgatccAAAACTATAATTCAACAAAATAGAGGTCTGCATGTGAAAATAACATCTATTTTTCAACTCTACAAACATTGTTCTTACACTTTGACAGAATAGTTACATATTGACTTCAACTAtgcaacaataataacaataacaacaataattttCTCACAATCCATCGCACATTGCACAACATTTTAGGGCTCTATcaaaataactgataaaaacACACCATTGTATCTTCAGTACAATCTAATGGTCATTAAACGACACTAGTGCTACACTTTGAACAAAAAGCTGCTCAACATGCTGCTGGGTTACTTGGCAAGAATAAACCACAGGCTTCAAACTTCAACAGAAACCTTTTTGATTGTCAAAGAAATactatataaattaaaaaaaaagaaaataatgtaatACACATGTATTTACTGTCTCCTAGATTGAAGGAAAAATAATTCACATTgtcacacacaacatgactgaTTATAACCACCGAATGGCTGCAGTTTATGCATGGACCTGGTGTCCATCAAACTGGTAAGAGAAGGATGAGTGGATGTACTCCTGTTCCGTCGGGGAGTCGTACCTCATGAGGCAGGGGTAGCTCTCAGGCTGCACACAGTCAAACTGCAGGTCCAGCCACTGCCTGTGAGGAGCATTGTGCCTCCTGGCGTCTGTCAGGATCCGGTTGAGGGCCATGATGTAGCTGAGGGCCATCTGCAAGGTTTCATACTTGGACAGTTTTTTGTCCTGGCCCCACTGGGGGACCACTTTACGTAAGCGATCAAAGGCCGTGTTCAAACCctgcatcctcttcctctctctggcGTTGGCAGCCGTCCGTCGCCTAGTGACGGTCTCATACTTCTCCGGGCTCTTTGAATCTGGTTCTGACGACTCTGATCCGGAGTCGGTGCAGCTGGGCCGGCGAGACTTcataatgtgtgtttgcagaatcAAACCGGTGATTGTCCTCGTATAATAAAGACTCAGCTGTGAGTTGATAAATTTGTCAGAGAAGTGTCCAGTTCTGAGTCAGGGTTCCTCAGAGGTTGTCCTTGGTGTGACAGCCTGGCTGATGTCCAAGTTGTGTGTCCTTTGTGTTGATTGTGAAATGACTGTAACCCCAGATAGTGGATGGCCCAGACAAGTCCAAGGTGTCTGTGATCCTGgacacagtgagggagcagcttTTATAGGATGGAGCAGATGAACAGGTGGCAGCAGGTGGGGTCCCTGCTCCCCCCCAAATATTGCTCATAAAGAAACACACCCATACAGACTCATAAACACCCACACCCACTCTcaacacccacacccacacacacacacacacacacacacacacacttatacacacacacacaagcatatatACGCACACTcggtgcacacacaaacaaaaccttaATGAAATTCCAATTATCTTGGGCTGGGCTATCTGGCCGTGGCTTCACTCAGAGCCATGTGTCACAAACACCAAAAGTGTACCATCTGGTAGCTCGCCTCACCACAGCTGATGCTgcaaacacacttttaaaaGGCTGAGATTGAGAATATTTTcctgtttaactttaaattacCCCCAATTGTGTTAAATCACTAGTATTGGCCACAGATCGACAACTTCCATTTTAAAGTAAAGAGAAATATCAACAAATAATagtagaaaaaaacattggGTATAAGAAAAGTTGCTAAAACTGCAACAGAAAAGTTGCTAAAATGGCAATTAAAGTAGTGACATCATTTTTGATGTGATTTTAATTTCCCACTGTTGTGTCAAAGAAATTAGATTCTATATgaacatatacagtatttcagCACATTTATCTATAAACGTTTTTTTCATAATAGATTTCGTTATAGaagtatatattatttttccatctaaaaatgtaattttatgcaaggtttggagaaaaaaattatttggacTCAATCATTGATGTATTTAGCTCAGAAATAAATCTGTAGATATCACATTTTAACATCTcactgaattaaaataaattatagaaTCTTTAGAAAACCTTGCCAACTAATTCATCAGGTTTTATTACATAAGCCACCAAGAAATCCCCTTTCACTTCTCATGGAACCGGTGTCCATGTGATTATAACCATAATCTGAGATTAGCCTGAGGCAACAAAGTGTAAGTGTGGTCTGTAACCTGAGGGATTTTAGCAGCACATCAGGGGATTATGAGCTGCAACAATATGGACCAAGATGGTGATAAGATTACTGTGACATCTGAGGTTCAGAGCCTGGTCTCTGTGCAGGTGTACAGATATTACGTTCTCCAGAAATGTCTTCTACTTGTGAGTACACTGTGTACTATCTGTGAGGGTGTTTATCAGTGCTGAGGTCTTAATGACTCACAGTATGTGGGATGCATTAATGTTCCTTGTGTAGAGGAGAGcacatgtgaaataaataattgatcTGTGTAGTGGGCCGAgaaaatgagacagacagaataatttgtctgtctgtccttccCATCTGGCAACATTGAATTCTGTAATACAGGAGGGTTGTCtcctttgacacacacacaaacactcacttttTGGAGAGAAGTTTTTTTACTTCATCCTTTTATCTCTCAGCTGAAGTCACTATTGCATTGCAAATTAAGTTTGATTCTTACATACAGGATAATGAGCTTGTTCAGTGTTATGTAAAGTTTTAATAAATGAGCcaacaatataaaatgtatattgtaTTATACATGCTGGTTGTACCTTAatagattaataataataattgtatatcATAATCTAGCACTAGGCTTGCCACTCTGAATAAGAAGTACATTTAATACTTAGAGTAACACGTTTAGAGTAATGCAGGACCTATACTGTGaatgcaggacttttacttGTTATAGAGGACATTTACACCAAAGTGTTCCTACTTTTACTTAAGTCAAGGATCTGAATACATCCTCTTCCACTGCTGCTTTAATCTCTGGTGTCATCCTTTGTCAGGACGGACACACAGCTCCTGCCAGTGTGTATTGACAAACTGAAAGCTTGGGTGTAGAGGCAGGTTATGAATGATTAATAACTGCCAGAGGCCCAGAATAATGCCTGTCTCTGGTATTGGGTCATGCACAAAAGCTGATGCTGTCTGGTCATTTTGGGATGGACTGGTTAGCTGTGCAATTAGGCATATAATCCCATCTACCAGTTGGTTCATTGATTACAGATTGATGTAGTTTGCCAGCTGCTGCTTGTCTTGTCTGAGGGCCTCGTCTGAGACGTGGCCCGGACCTTCCGTGTCttccaatctttttttttttcagcaacCCCTCACTTGATTGGCTTGTCTGAGCACTGAGGGGTTGAACCATTCGCTCTGTCAAAAGCCATATGTCACAACTGAGGAGTGACCCGTCTGCTGTGGTAGAAACTTGTATCCTCATAAATCCACATCTCCTTATGGAGAAATAGAGATTAGGCTGCAAAGCGTATGTTTCAGTGTGGGAGAAAGTGCAAATCTCATTATCGTCACAGGATTACTTTTAAATTAGCAGCTCATACTTTCTTTTAATAAGCATACAGAAATGTGTGCTGATATTTTGGGCTtatatgtttttactttgataaTCAGGAGTTAAAAATTGCAACTAGTTGTGTTGATATTACATTTATCAAGTAGAGTAAatatagaaaatgtaaaacGGAATGGAAATTGTCAGTATACATAGATTAGAAGTTAATAAGTATATCAATAATTCGCAGTAAATGTGTTCAGGAAAAATTACAGTACATTTCATTGTGTTGATATCACAGTAATTAAGTTGATTGGacttagaaaatataaaacataatttgaaaCGTAATAATATTCAGCACAAATCAGCTATATGCTGATAACCATATAGAAATGCATCATAAGGGTCTTAAtatattt encodes:
- the atoh7 gene encoding transcription factor atoh7 → MKSRRPSCTDSGSESSEPDSKSPEKYETVTRRRTAANARERKRMQGLNTAFDRLRKVVPQWGQDKKLSKYETLQMALSYIMALNRILTDARRHNAPHRQWLDLQFDCVQPESYPCLMRYDSPTEQEYIHSSFSYQFDGHQVHA